Part of the Halobaculum halobium genome, GACTCGCGGGCGCCCACGAGGGGCGCGAGCAGGTCGCCGAGGTGTTCGCCGTAGTGGAACCAGTCGGGGTCGGCGGCCTCCCACCCGCGGATCGCGAGCGCGCGCCACTCGTCGACCACGCGGTCGAGCGTCGCCAGCGCGGTGTCGGGCGCGAGCCCCAGCGAGTTGCCGTCCATATAGCGCTCGCCGTCGGGCACGGAGAAGTGGTCGCGGTACCCGCGGAGAGAGTCGTCAGCGTCGCGCTCGCGGGCCTCGGCGAGCGAGTGGGTGGGCCCTGCGTCCGTGTCGCTCATGACCACCGCTTCGGGTGGGGACAGTTAGGCGTTGGCGTCGTGTCCCGCGCGGCCGCGGCGCTCACTCGTCGGCGGCGGTCGCCGCCGCGCCCGCCCCGGTGTCCGCCTCCAGGTCGCCGACGAGGAGCAGACCGCCCCCGACCGCCACGACGCCGACGGCGACGGCGACCGAGACGGTCCTGAGGGCGGCGGCGTAGCCGGCGCCCTCGGCGACGAACGCGACCGCGGCGCCCATCGCGACCGGCGCGCCGGTCGATCCGAGCCGGCCGATCGACTCCCCGAGGCTGACGAGGCCGCCGCGGGTGTCGTCGCCGGCGAGCCCCGTGATCGCCGAGCGGTACAGCGTCAGCGACACCGAGAAGCCGGCGCCGACCGGGACGCCCGCCGCGAGCGCGACCGGCACCGACGGCGCGAGCGCGAGAGCAGCCAGGCCGATCCCGGCGACGACGAGCGCGGCGAACGTGGGGACCGTTCGGCCGAACCGGGCGGTGATTCGCCCGGTCTGGGTCGTCGCGACGGCGCTGGCGACGGACGCGACCGCGACGAGGGCGCCGGCGGCGCCGGGGTTCCGCCCAGCAGCCGGACGACGACGATCGAGTTGTAGGTGAGAAAGCCGAACCAGAGGAACCCCGGCGCGGCCCGCCCGAACAGCGTCGCGGCGACGCGCGGCCGCGCCGCCAGCGCGAGGAGCGCCCGGACGCCGGACCGGTCGGCGTCGTTCGGGTCGCCGTCCGCGGGCGCTCCCGCGGCTGCCGACCGCTCGCCGCCGAGCGCGGCGGACTCCTCGAACCGGAGCCACACGACCGCCGCGACGGGGATCGCCGCGGCGTATAGCGCGAAGGGGTACTGCCACGCGAACGCCACCAGCAGCCCCGCGAGGAACGGGAACACCGTCAGCGACGCGCCGACCGCCGTGAAGCGGACACCCTGAGCGGCCGACTCGCGGGCGCCCGAGAACAGGTCGCCCGTCGCCGTGATCAAGATCGGTCCGATCCCGGTGTAGCCGACGCCTTGGAGGAGTCGGAGGAGCAGTGCGACCCGGAAGTCGGTCGTCAGCGTGAGCGCGAGTCCAGCGAGGCCGAACAGCGCCAGCCCGCCCGCAAGGACCGGCTTTCGGCCGTACCGGTCCGCGAGCACGCCCGCCACCGGGATAAACACGATTCCCGGTGCCGTGAACGCCGACAGAAGCAGGCCAGCCTCCGTCGCGGAGACGCCGTAGGGCCCGGTCAGCGACTCCACCACCGGCGAGACGACGGAGGCGCCCATCGGCGAGATGAGCGACGCGAGCAACAGCAGCCGGAAGTCGCGGTCGGCGAGCACGTCGGCGTCGCCGCCGAGGAGCCGACGGAGCGAGATCGACACGCCGCCCCCTCCGGCGCGGCCGCGCAAGAGCGACTCGGTTCCGGCGCGGGGGTACTCCCGCCTGGGCCGCCGGGCGGAGGCGCAGTCGGGAGGGATTCTTGACGCCCCCGGCCGTCCGGTGTCGCATGACCGACTCCGCCGACGGTGACGCACGCCCCGACCGACTGGCCGACCTCGATCCGGAACTCCGCGAAGTCGTCGCCGAGGTCGAGGCGCTCGGCGTCCCGCCGTGGCACGCCCTGTCCGTCGAGAGCGCCCGTCGCATCGAGGACGAGTTGTTCGGCGGCGACGGGGGCGCCGATCCGAACCGAGACCGCGGCTCTGTCGAACCGGTCGCCTCGAC contains:
- a CDS encoding MFS transporter, which produces MSISLRRLLGGDADVLADRDFRLLLLASLISPMGASVVSPVVESLTGPYGVSATEAGLLLSAFTAPGIVFIPVAGVLADRYGRKPVLAGGLALFGLAGLALTLTTDFRVALLLRLLQGVGYTGIGPILITATGDLFSGARESAAQGVRFTAVGASLTVFPFLAGLLVAFAWQYPFALYAAAIPVAAVVWLRFEESAALGGERSAAAGAPADGDPNDADRSGVRALLALAARPRVAATLFGRAAPGFLWFGFLTYNSIVVVRLLGGTPAPPAPSSRSRPSPAPSRRPRPGESPPGSAERSPRSPRSSSPGSAWLLSRSRRRCRSRSRRASRSAPASRCR